A genomic region of Raphanus sativus cultivar WK10039 unplaced genomic scaffold, ASM80110v3 Scaffold1895, whole genome shotgun sequence contains the following coding sequences:
- the LOC108811476 gene encoding zinc finger CCCH domain-containing protein 40 isoform X1: MSGPSLYKTKLCILYEKNGHCSKPNCTFAHGAAELRLPGESSSFRGRRHNLDGDLRDKLGRDFSPERRPSLDRSGRRVQRFSGHENPRAFEKRRDVDYRENRRYDERSDYAGGLKAGSRIEVRERDERNKFLGYNNVLEEQLKDVEQDVKMLTDEKLRLEAAVERKERDADSLTSKIQELRTQLYREKEECKRITSSTKKFVKEYNRFLRAQDDVKRSEARLQKLGTQLSTYLLGNEGNDDRETDIDTVSDEEKNGRNLRSASDLQNELQNTSSVSRKRHYVEQYTTKESVQDALIGRREEDKVENGRSPSRWNRIPSISFSEEESRARNEEDTMNKSLSKEDTRKRRRLSSGTSSSNKVMSSTSMAARVSDEVAEFEEENTREANGSPLISLPPPPPFRDAHFQGDEEAKVDVIERRKADDVDSV; the protein is encoded by the exons ATGTCTGGGCCATCTTTGTATAAGACGAAGCTTTGTATTTTGTATGAGAAGAATGGTCACTGTTCGAAGCCTAATTGCACTTTCGCTCATGGAGCTGCTGAGCTCCGTCTTCCTGGTGAATCTTCTTCTTTCAGAG GCAGACGTCACAATCTTGATGGTGACTTAAGAGATAAACTTGGTAGAGACTTTTCTCCAGAGCGGAGACCTTCTTTGGACAGAAGTGGAAGGAGAGTACAAAGATTTAGTG GACATGAAAATCCCAGGGCCTTTGAGAAGCGAAG AGATGTAGACTACAGGGAGAACCGCAGATATGACGAACGAAGTGATTATGCTGGTGGTTTGAAAGCTGGAAGTAGGATTGAAGTCAGGGAAAGAGATGAACGAAATAAGTTTCTGGGATATAATAATGTTCTGGAAGAGCAG TTAAAAGATGTAGAGCAAGATGTTAAGATGTTAACTGATGAAAAATTACGGTTGGAG GCTGCTGTTGAAAGGAAGGAAAGGGATGCAGACAGTCTTACGTCTAAGATCCAGGAGCTTCGGACCCAGTTGTATAGAGAGAAAGAGGAATGTAAGAG GATAACTTCAAGCACGAAGAAATTTGTGAAAGAATATAATCGTTTCTTGCGGGCACAAGATGATGTAAAGAG GTCAGAAGCTCGTCTTCAGAAGTTAGGAACCCAACTTAGTACGTATCTTCTTGGAAACGAAGGCAATGATGACAGGGAAACAGACATCGATACTGTGAGCGATGAAGAGAAAAATGGTCGGAATCTGAGAAGTGCTTCTGATTTACAAAATGAGCTGCAGAATACATCTTCAGTGTCCAGGAAAAGGCATTATGTGGAACAGTATACGACCAAAGAGTCTGTTCAAGATG CCTTGATAGGAAGacgtgaagaagataaggtgGAGAATGGGAGGAGTCCTTCTCGTTGGAATAGGATTCCTTCTATATCATTTTCCGAAGAGGAAAGTAGAGCGCGGAACGAGGAAGACACGATGAACAAGTCCTTATCGAAGGAAGACACTAGGAAAAGAAGAAGGCTTTCTTCTGGCACCTCATCTAGCAATAAG GTAATGTCGTCAACAAGCATGGCAGCTCGGGTATCTGATGAAGTGGCagagtttgaagaagaaaatACTCGAGAAGCCAATGGCTCTCCTCTCATATCTCTTCCTCCACCCCCACCTTTCAGAGATGCCCATTTTCAG GGAGACGAGGAGGCAAAAGTCGATGTGATTGAACGGAGGAAAGCCGATGATGTTGATTCCGTCTGA
- the LOC108811476 gene encoding zinc finger CCCH domain-containing protein 40 isoform X2 codes for MGDNDFHLFSAHLWLFPTPGRRHNLDGDLRDKLGRDFSPERRPSLDRSGRRVQRFSGHENPRAFEKRRDVDYRENRRYDERSDYAGGLKAGSRIEVRERDERNKFLGYNNVLEEQLKDVEQDVKMLTDEKLRLEAAVERKERDADSLTSKIQELRTQLYREKEECKRITSSTKKFVKEYNRFLRAQDDVKRSEARLQKLGTQLSTYLLGNEGNDDRETDIDTVSDEEKNGRNLRSASDLQNELQNTSSVSRKRHYVEQYTTKESVQDALIGRREEDKVENGRSPSRWNRIPSISFSEEESRARNEEDTMNKSLSKEDTRKRRRLSSGTSSSNKVMSSTSMAARVSDEVAEFEEENTREANGSPLISLPPPPPFRDAHFQGDEEAKVDVIERRKADDVDSV; via the exons ATGGGAGACAATGACTTTCACTTATTTAGTGCCCATTTGTGGCTTTTTCCCACTCCTG GCAGACGTCACAATCTTGATGGTGACTTAAGAGATAAACTTGGTAGAGACTTTTCTCCAGAGCGGAGACCTTCTTTGGACAGAAGTGGAAGGAGAGTACAAAGATTTAGTG GACATGAAAATCCCAGGGCCTTTGAGAAGCGAAG AGATGTAGACTACAGGGAGAACCGCAGATATGACGAACGAAGTGATTATGCTGGTGGTTTGAAAGCTGGAAGTAGGATTGAAGTCAGGGAAAGAGATGAACGAAATAAGTTTCTGGGATATAATAATGTTCTGGAAGAGCAG TTAAAAGATGTAGAGCAAGATGTTAAGATGTTAACTGATGAAAAATTACGGTTGGAG GCTGCTGTTGAAAGGAAGGAAAGGGATGCAGACAGTCTTACGTCTAAGATCCAGGAGCTTCGGACCCAGTTGTATAGAGAGAAAGAGGAATGTAAGAG GATAACTTCAAGCACGAAGAAATTTGTGAAAGAATATAATCGTTTCTTGCGGGCACAAGATGATGTAAAGAG GTCAGAAGCTCGTCTTCAGAAGTTAGGAACCCAACTTAGTACGTATCTTCTTGGAAACGAAGGCAATGATGACAGGGAAACAGACATCGATACTGTGAGCGATGAAGAGAAAAATGGTCGGAATCTGAGAAGTGCTTCTGATTTACAAAATGAGCTGCAGAATACATCTTCAGTGTCCAGGAAAAGGCATTATGTGGAACAGTATACGACCAAAGAGTCTGTTCAAGATG CCTTGATAGGAAGacgtgaagaagataaggtgGAGAATGGGAGGAGTCCTTCTCGTTGGAATAGGATTCCTTCTATATCATTTTCCGAAGAGGAAAGTAGAGCGCGGAACGAGGAAGACACGATGAACAAGTCCTTATCGAAGGAAGACACTAGGAAAAGAAGAAGGCTTTCTTCTGGCACCTCATCTAGCAATAAG GTAATGTCGTCAACAAGCATGGCAGCTCGGGTATCTGATGAAGTGGCagagtttgaagaagaaaatACTCGAGAAGCCAATGGCTCTCCTCTCATATCTCTTCCTCCACCCCCACCTTTCAGAGATGCCCATTTTCAG GGAGACGAGGAGGCAAAAGTCGATGTGATTGAACGGAGGAAAGCCGATGATGTTGATTCCGTCTGA
- the LOC108806700 gene encoding peroxisome biogenesis protein 22-like, giving the protein MAESSSPTEEIGRLIKRLSGYVAFKMSGLFSTPIRNLDSRSIGAIAGLAIAVIFTWRAIRRQPEIRRPKRRLQSDHETSTAPSPDVSSSPHEDVVDQFFQPGKPTLGQIVRQRLSEGRKVTCRLLGVILEESSPEELQKQATVRSSVVEVLLEITKCCDLYLMERVLDDQSEAKVLQALETAGVFTSGGLVKDKVLFCSTEIGRTSFVRQLEPDWHIDTNPEISTQLARFIKFQLHVSAAKPERTAPNVFTSQSIEEFFGCA; this is encoded by the exons ATGGCTGAATCGTCATCACCTACAGAAGAGATCGGTCGACTAATCAAACGATTAAGCGGTTACGTGGCTTTCAAGATGTCTGGTCTCTTCTCTACACCTATTCGCAATCtg GATTCAAGATCGATTGGTGCCATAGCGGGGCTTGCAATCGCTGTGATATTCACATGGAGGGCAATAAGAAGACAACCTGAAATAAGGAGACCAAAACGCAGGTTGCAATCAGATCATGAAACCTCTACTGCTCCTTCTCCTGATGTTTCTTCTTCGCCTCATGAGGATGTTGTTGATCAGTTTTTTCAGCCTGGAAAA cCTACATTGGGGCAGATAGTTAGGCAGAGACTTAGTGAAGGAAGGAAG GTAACATGCCGTCTTCTTGGTGTCATTCTTGAGGAATCAAGTCCTGAAGAACTTCAA AAACAAGCAACAGTGAGGTCATCCGTTGTGGAAGTTCTCCTAGAGATTACCAAGTGTTGTGATTTGTATCTCATGGAAAGAGTTCTTGACGACCAAAGCGAA GCCAAAGTTCTACAGGCACTAGAGACTGCAGGCGTTTTCACATCTGGTGGTTTGGTCAAAGACAAG GTGCTGTTTTGTAGTACAGAGATCGGAAGAACATCCTTTGTGAGGCAACTAGAACCTGACTGGCATATTGATACAAATCCAGAAATCAGCACACAACTAGCT AGGTTCATAAAGTTTCAGCTGCACGTTTCTGCAGCCAAACCAGAGCGAACGGCTCCGAACGTGTTCACCTCACAATCAATAGAAGAGTTCTTTGGATGTGCTTGA
- the LOC130504932 gene encoding zinc finger protein CONSTANS-LIKE 12-like gives MEPKCDYCATTQAIIYCKYDLAKLCLNCDVHVHSPNPLSRRHMRSLICDKCFSQPGIIQCLDHKVSYCQGCQWHVSNCSALGHRLQRLDPFSGCPSRTEFSRMWSSILESSVSSSVKPSIGSLPLVDPNNDMFNMSKINELDDLIGSSYSVMSQNNTYIQNLSDQSSFFSGDSKGCPDLLLKLEEGEEDLCEGLNLDNAPLNFDVGDDIICCSPQEHIESDHTLPNGLFVYKNIISVTDSNFTTDNPLEATSTGQKDCKSYQQSGPLQMNINIGLPLPTSPILFGQINPNIKGHESPVVDYQDCGMSTGFIMSDSPWESNLDVGSPQARNEAKLRYKEKKLKRTFGKQIRYASRKARADTRKRVKGRFVKAGDNYDYDPSSPTTNQ, from the exons ATGGAGCCGAAATGTGATTATTGTGCAACCACACAAGCAATAATTTACTGCAAATACGATTTGGCTAAACTATGCCTAAACTGCGACGTCCATGTACACTCTCCGAATCCTCTGTCTCGCAGACACATGCGTTCTCTGATCTGCGATAAATGCTTCTCACAGCCTGGCATTATCCAATGTCTCGACCATAAGGTTTCATATTGCCAAGGATGCCAATGGCATGTAAGCAACTGCTCTGCTTTAGGACATAGACTTCAAAGGCTAGATCCATTCTCCGGTTGTCCTTCTCGGACGGAATTTTCAAGAATGTGGTCTTCAATTCTTGAATCTTCTGTTTCCAGTTCAGTTAAACCGTCCATTGGTTCTTTGCCCTTGGTTGATCCCAACAATGACATGTTCAACATGTCAAAAATCAACGAGTTAGACGATTTGATTGGTTCCTCTTATTCAGTAATGTCACAAAACAACACTTACATTCAGAATCTCAGTGATCAATCATCTTTCTTTTCTGGGGATTCTAAG GGATGTCCTGATTTGCTTTTAAAACTTGAAGAAGGGGAAGAAGATCTATGTGAGGGACTTAACTTGGACAATGCGCCGTTAAACTTTGATGTTGGAGATGATATCATCTGCTGCTCGCCACAAGAACACATAGAATCTGATCATACGTTGCCAAATGGTCTCTTTGTTTACAAGAACATCATATCTGTTACCGACTCAAACTTTACTACTGACAACCCTTTAGAG GCAACGTCAACAGGACAGAAAGATTGCAAAAGTTATCAACAGTCAGGTCCGTTGCAAATGAACATCAACATTGGACTTCCTCTTCCTACATCCCCGATCTTGTTCGGACAGATCAATCCGAACATCAAAGGTCATGAAAGCCCTGTAGTGGATTACCAGGATTGTGGTATGTCTACAGGGTTTATAATGAGTGATTCGCCATGGGAATCAAATCTTGACGTTGGGTCTCCACAAGCACGGAATGAAGCCAAGTTgagatacaaagagaagaaactcaAGCGCAC TTTTGGGAAACAGATTCGATATGCATCTCGCAAAGCGAGAGCTGACACGAGAAAAAGAGTGAAAGGAAGATTCGTGAAAGCTGGCGACAATTATGACTATGATCCATCATCACCAACCACGAATCAATGA